One stretch of Armigeres subalbatus isolate Guangzhou_Male chromosome 2, GZ_Asu_2, whole genome shotgun sequence DNA includes these proteins:
- the LOC134209953 gene encoding uncharacterized protein LOC134209953 produces MRCYRCWEFGHTGSRCTSPVQICGNCGEHHQLETAMATDEAHPAASRQPCPDQQQCKFCKTNNHPTSIRKCPLYLKEVEVQRVKVDRGITYPQARKEVEALSGSGQSSSFARVASSSKDQEIQELRKKVSELQAAAKPKQTSIGNRLEAIQKNGTIEDLVEKVASLTQVVSKLQESISVKDKIIEKLRDKINNPSQ; encoded by the coding sequence ATGCGCTGCTACCGCTGCTGGGAGTTCGGCCACACAGGCAGTCGATGCACCAGCCCAGTGCAAATCTGTGGCAACTGCGGCGAACACCACCAGCTGGAAACGGCGATGGCAACCGACGAAGCCCATCCCGCCGCATCCCGCCAACCCTGTCCAGATCAACAGCAATGCAAATTCTGCAAAACCAACAACCACCCGACGTCCATCCGCAAGTGTCCCTTGTACCTGAAGGAAGTCGAGGTCCAACGGGTCAAGGTAGACCGCGGCATCACGTACCCCCAAGCACGGAAGGAAGTGGAAGCCCTTTCCGGTTCCGGACAATCCAGCTCCTTTGCGAGAGTCGCTAGTTCCAGTAAGGATCAAGAAATCCAGGAGCTGCGAAAGAAGGTAAGCGAATTGCAAGCCGCAGCAAAACCCAAACAAACCAGTATCGGAAACCGCCTGGAAGCGATTCAAAAGAACGGAACCATCGAAGATCTTGTGGAGAAAGTGGCATCTCTAACGCAAGTGGTCTCCAAGCTGCAAGAATCCATCTCGGTGAAGGACAAGATAATCGAGAAGTTGCGTGACAAAATCAATAACCCAAGCCAATAA